The genomic region CCCAGACCGGCCAGAACCTCCGCGAGATCCTCCATCAGCACCGGCTTGGCCAGATAGCCGTTCATTCCGGCGGCCAGGAACTTCTCCCTATCGCCCTTCATGGCGTAGGCCGTCAGGGCGACAATGGGGATGTGCCGCTTGGAGCCCAGGGAATCGGATGACCGGATGGCCCGGGTGGCCTCGACTCCGTTCATGATCGGCATCTGGATGTCCATGAGCACGCAGTCGAAATCATCTTCAGCCAGGATTTCCAGGACCTGCCGACCGTCCTTGGCCACGGCCACCCGATGACCGGCCTTTTCCAGCAACTTTCGGGTCGGAATCTGATTGGAGAGGTCGTCCTCGGCCAGAAGGATTCGCATCCGCCGGCAAGCCCTGGTCGACTCCGGCCCGGTCTGACCCGAAGCCTCTGTCGGCAACTTGAAGGGCAGGACCACGTAGACCCGGCTCCCTTTGCCGACCTCGCTTTCCATGGCCATGCTCCCGCCCATGAGCTGAACGATTCGACGGACAATGCTCAGGCCCAGGCCCGCTCCCTGATGCCGACGGGTGTAGAGTTCTTCGACCTGCTTGAAGGGCTGGAAGATTTCCTCCAGACGATTTTCGGCCACCCCCACCCCGGTATCGGACACCGTCACCAGAACCCGGAGGTCATTCCCCTTGGCTGGTGACAGACGGTCCATCTCGACCTTTACCGATCCCTGGTCCGTGAACTTGAGAGCGTTGCCTACCAGATTGAAGACGATCTGCCGGAGGCGGGCCTCGTCGCCCACCAGCCGCCCCGGCAGGGCCCGGTCCAGGGTCCATTCCAGGACCACCCCCTTGCTCCTGGCCGTGACGGCAAACAATCCGACGACCGATTCGCCGATGGACCCGACCTCGAACGCCTCCTCGACGAGATCCATCTTCCCTGCCTCGACCCTGGACAGGTCCAGGATGTCGGTCAGCAGGCGGGTCAGACGGTCGGCCGCGGTGGCGGCCAGATTTACATACTCCCGCTGGTCATCCTCCAGAAAAGTGGTCTGGAGAAGCTGCATCATGCCCGTGATGCCGTTGATGGGGGTCCGGATCTCGTGACTCATGTTGGCCAGAAACTCGGACTTGGCCCTGGTGGCCTCCTCGGCCCGTTCCTTGGCCCGGACAATGGCCTCCTCGGAGCGCTTGCGCTCGGTGATGTCCGTGTGAGTGCCGACCATGCGCGTCGCTCGGCCGTCCTTGTTCCGGGAGGCGGCCCGGCCCCGGCCCAGTATCCAGCGCCATGATCCGTCCTTGGCCCGCATCCGGTACTCGATCTCGAACGATTCGGCCCGGTTCTCAATGCAGTTCGTATTGGCCTCCAGGGCCCGTTCTCCGTCCTCGGGGTGGATGAGATCCATCCAAGAGGAAACATGAGCCGGTATCCCATCGGCCGCGTAGCCGAGCATTTCGGCGTAGGCCGGGCTGTAGTAGACCTCCCCGGTCCCGACATTCCAATCCCAGATGCCGTCCCTGGCCGCGTCCATGGCCAGCATGAAGCGCTCCTCGCTCTTGCGCAGGGCCTCCTCGACCATCTTGAGCCCGGTGATGTCGACCAGTACCCCGCGCAGGCCCACGGCCTTTCCATCATGGACAATGGGCCTGCTCGACGAACGGACCCAGACCATGCCGCCATCCTTCTTGACGAGCCGGTACTCGTTGGACTCCAGCCTGCCGGCCATGATCTCTCCCCAGGCCCGCTCCAGCCGGGGCAGATCCTCGGCCAGAACGAACTCCGAATACCGCCTGCCAACGATCTCGACCGGGGCGAAGCCCAGGAGTTCGACCACCCGTGGGCTCACATACTGGATGGTCCCATCCTGGCCGGTCGAAAACAAGACGTCGTTGATGTTCTCGACCAGCTCCTGATAGTTCTGGC from Deltaproteobacteria bacterium harbors:
- a CDS encoding PAS domain S-box protein; the encoded protein is MDVESISPFVVYGSCQPEDIMSAECHDTDNVFFENGHDLLMNAPIGVYTSTPEGRFTAANICMARMFGFASPRELIDSVTDIGTQLYADPQDRERLKKALRDRTEVMNQEFQMVRRDGTVIWVSRSARVVRDEQGRVVYEGFVSDITGRREAEAARFKLSQNYQELVENINDVLFSTGQDGTIQYVSPRVVELLGFAPVEIVGRRYSEFVLAEDLPRLERAWGEIMAGRLESNEYRLVKKDGGMVWVRSSSRPIVHDGKAVGLRGVLVDITGLKMVEEALRKSEERFMLAMDAARDGIWDWNVGTGEVYYSPAYAEMLGYAADGIPAHVSSWMDLIHPEDGERALEANTNCIENRAESFEIEYRMRAKDGSWRWILGRGRAASRNKDGRATRMVGTHTDITERKRSEEAIVRAKERAEEATRAKSEFLANMSHEIRTPINGITGMMQLLQTTFLEDDQREYVNLAATAADRLTRLLTDILDLSRVEAGKMDLVEEAFEVGSIGESVVGLFAVTARSKGVVLEWTLDRALPGRLVGDEARLRQIVFNLVGNALKFTDQGSVKVEMDRLSPAKGNDLRVLVTVSDTGVGVAENRLEEIFQPFKQVEELYTRRHQGAGLGLSIVRRIVQLMGGSMAMESEVGKGSRVYVVLPFKLPTEASGQTGPESTRACRRMRILLAEDDLSNQIPTRKLLEKAGHRVAVAKDGRQVLEILAEDDFDCVLMDIQMPIMNGVEATRAIRSSDSLGSKRHIPIVALTAYAMKGDREKFLAAGMNGYLAKPVLMEDLAEVLAGLGGKTG